Proteins from a genomic interval of Leifsonia shinshuensis:
- a CDS encoding ATP-binding cassette domain-containing protein, translating to MSSLIEFRGVTKSFRSGDAAVAAVADIDLTIERGEIFGIIGYSGAGKSTLLRLINALEHATSGSVIVDGRDLTTLRERELRSVRAGIGMIFQQFNLFRSRTVFANIAYPLKVAGWPKDKRTARVTELLAFVGLTEKAWAYPDQLSGGQKQRVGIARALATNPAILLADEATSALDPETTADVLALLKRVNAELGVTIVVITHEMEVVRSIADRVAVLDAGRIIELGTVFDVFSEPQTPTSQRFVGTVLRNQPGEADLERLRGKHSGRIVSARIHDDGRLGAVLSDAVGRHGVRFEIVYGGISALQGRSFGSLTLELLGEPEAVDALIAELRTVTEVEEVAA from the coding sequence GTGAGCTCCCTCATCGAGTTCCGCGGCGTCACCAAGAGCTTCCGCTCCGGTGACGCCGCGGTCGCCGCCGTGGCGGACATCGACCTGACCATCGAGCGCGGGGAGATCTTCGGGATCATCGGCTACTCCGGCGCGGGCAAGAGCACGCTGCTGCGGCTGATCAACGCGCTGGAGCACGCCACCTCCGGGTCCGTGATCGTCGACGGCCGCGACCTCACCACGCTGCGCGAGCGCGAGCTGCGCAGCGTGCGCGCCGGGATCGGGATGATCTTCCAGCAGTTCAACCTGTTCCGCTCCCGGACCGTGTTCGCGAACATCGCCTACCCGCTGAAGGTGGCGGGCTGGCCGAAGGACAAGCGCACGGCGCGGGTCACCGAGCTGCTCGCCTTCGTCGGCCTGACCGAGAAGGCGTGGGCGTACCCCGACCAGCTCTCCGGCGGTCAGAAGCAGCGCGTCGGGATCGCCCGGGCGCTCGCGACCAACCCGGCCATCCTGCTCGCCGACGAGGCGACCAGCGCCTTGGACCCGGAGACGACCGCCGATGTGCTCGCGCTGCTCAAGCGCGTCAACGCGGAGCTGGGCGTCACGATCGTGGTCATCACGCACGAGATGGAGGTCGTGCGCTCCATCGCCGACCGCGTCGCCGTGCTCGACGCCGGCCGGATCATCGAGCTCGGGACCGTCTTCGACGTGTTCTCGGAGCCGCAGACCCCGACCTCGCAGCGCTTCGTCGGGACCGTCCTGCGCAACCAGCCGGGGGAGGCCGACCTCGAACGCCTGCGCGGCAAGCACTCCGGCCGCATCGTGTCGGCGCGCATCCACGACGACGGCCGGCTCGGCGCGGTGCTGTCCGACGCCGTCGGCCGGCACGGGGTGCGGTTCGAGATCGTCTACGGCGGCATCTCGGCCCTGCAGGGCCGGTCGTTCGGCAGCCTCACGCTCGAGCTGCTCGGCGAGCCGGAGGCCGTCGACGCGCTGATCGCCGAGCTCCGGACGGTCACCGAGGTCGAGGAGGTGGCCGCATGA
- a CDS encoding putative glycolipid-binding domain-containing protein yields the protein MRGAVRHVEWVGDEDPERLEAAVVTFAPDRLDALGTSRTTDYVTSWALETGPDWVTSRLSIAVDGRGFTRWLVLTRDAHGRWAAESYTHGDDRYHDEPMAAPGIADPGSLDGALDCDLALCPVTNTMPILRLGALQGLEETELTMAWVDLPSLAVVASRQAYSAAEPFDPGAGRSVVRFRSVGSGFTADLGVDEDGLVIDYPRLARRIRTR from the coding sequence ATGCGCGGAGCGGTGCGGCACGTGGAGTGGGTCGGCGACGAGGACCCGGAGCGGCTGGAGGCGGCGGTCGTCACCTTCGCGCCCGACCGGCTGGACGCGTTGGGCACGTCGCGCACGACGGACTACGTCACGAGCTGGGCGCTGGAGACCGGCCCGGACTGGGTGACCTCGCGGCTGTCGATCGCGGTCGATGGGCGCGGTTTCACCCGCTGGCTGGTCCTCACCCGCGACGCCCACGGCCGCTGGGCCGCCGAGTCGTACACGCACGGCGACGACCGCTACCACGACGAGCCGATGGCGGCTCCCGGGATCGCGGATCCGGGCAGCCTCGACGGCGCGCTCGACTGCGACCTGGCGCTCTGCCCGGTGACGAACACGATGCCGATCCTCCGGCTGGGTGCCCTGCAGGGTCTCGAGGAGACCGAGCTCACCATGGCCTGGGTCGACCTCCCGTCGCTCGCCGTGGTCGCGAGCAGGCAGGCGTACAGCGCGGCCGAGCCGTTCGACCCGGGGGCGGGCCGCTCGGTGGTGCGTTTCCGCAGCGTCGGCAGCGGCTTCACGGCGGACCTCGGCGTGGACGAGGACGGCCTCGTCATCGACTACCCGCGGCTCGCCCGCCGCATCCGCACCCGCTGA
- a CDS encoding citrate/2-methylcitrate synthase: protein MSDLPRLTAEQTAERLGVKLETLYAYVARGLLDRERTAGGSTFDPLEVEAFASARRRRASPAPVRSEGRPLMVIETDFALIDDGQLYYRGRPAAELAGEPFEVVARWALTGRWEPSARFAAGPGLEDARRVAEALPAGAGDRDRQLVAVTALAAADPLRTSLDPEAVAGAAERLIAGMVAVLPERSPATAAGDGAEVRSDTTAALAAELWARLSPQPATAEALRTLNAALVLLLDHDLAVSTLAARAAASARATPYAVVVAGLGALDSPLHGNASRAAHRMLARIAAGEEPARVVSDAVVDGRGPVPGFGQPLYPAGDPRGRVLLGMLADIPGAAPVVAAVDALAALLRERTGAAPNVDLALAALSLAGGMADDAGEVVFATARTAGWVVHALAEYREPPLRLRPVGRYSPRA from the coding sequence ATGAGCGACCTTCCGCGCCTCACCGCCGAGCAGACCGCCGAGCGCCTCGGCGTCAAGCTCGAGACGCTGTACGCGTACGTCGCGCGCGGTCTGCTGGACCGCGAGCGCACCGCAGGCGGCTCCACGTTCGACCCCTTGGAGGTGGAGGCCTTCGCCTCCGCGCGCCGCCGCAGGGCCTCCCCCGCGCCGGTGCGCTCCGAGGGACGGCCGCTGATGGTGATCGAGACCGACTTCGCACTCATCGATGACGGCCAGCTGTACTACCGCGGCCGCCCGGCCGCGGAGCTGGCCGGGGAGCCGTTCGAGGTCGTGGCGCGCTGGGCGCTCACCGGCCGCTGGGAGCCGTCGGCGCGCTTCGCCGCGGGTCCGGGCCTGGAGGACGCCCGCCGGGTCGCGGAGGCGCTGCCGGCCGGCGCGGGCGACCGTGACCGGCAGCTGGTCGCGGTGACCGCGCTGGCGGCGGCCGATCCGCTGCGCACCTCGCTGGACCCGGAGGCCGTGGCCGGCGCGGCCGAACGGCTCATCGCGGGGATGGTCGCGGTGCTGCCGGAGCGGTCGCCGGCCACCGCAGCGGGCGACGGCGCCGAGGTCCGCTCGGACACCACCGCCGCCCTCGCCGCCGAGCTCTGGGCGCGCCTGTCGCCGCAGCCCGCCACCGCCGAAGCCCTCCGGACGCTGAACGCCGCCCTCGTGCTGCTGCTCGACCACGACCTCGCGGTGTCCACGCTCGCCGCCCGGGCCGCGGCGTCCGCGCGCGCGACGCCCTACGCGGTGGTCGTCGCCGGGCTGGGCGCGCTGGACTCCCCCCTGCACGGCAACGCCAGCCGAGCCGCGCACCGGATGCTCGCCCGGATCGCCGCGGGCGAGGAGCCCGCCCGGGTCGTCTCCGACGCCGTCGTAGACGGGCGCGGGCCGGTCCCCGGCTTCGGGCAGCCGCTCTACCCGGCGGGCGACCCGCGCGGGCGCGTCCTGCTCGGGATGCTCGCCGACATCCCCGGCGCCGCGCCCGTGGTGGCGGCCGTCGACGCCCTCGCCGCGCTGCTGCGGGAGCGCACCGGCGCCGCGCCGAACGTGGACCTGGCCCTCGCCGCGCTCTCCCTCGCCGGCGGCATGGCCGACGACGCGGGCGAGGTGGTCTTCGCCACCGCGCGCACCGCCGGCTGGGTGGTGCACGCCCTCGCCGAGTACCGCGAGCCTCCGCTCCGCCTCCGCCCGGTCGGCCGCTACAGCCCGAGGGCGTAG
- a CDS encoding methionine ABC transporter permease has translation MTDWSTLWPVYLTSIGQTLWMVVATLVLGGVLGLALGVLLYTTRPGGLLENRVLSAVLNVLVNFVRPIPFIIFMTAVAPLTQAVLGTFLGTPAAIFPMTIAATFAISRIVEQNLVTIDPGVIEAARAMGSSPWRIISTLLIPEALGPLILGYTFIFVGIVDLSAVAGSLGGGGLGDFAISYGYQRYNWVVTWVAVLTIVVLVQLAQFLGNTLARKALRR, from the coding sequence ATGACCGACTGGTCGACGCTCTGGCCGGTGTACCTGACCTCCATCGGGCAGACCCTCTGGATGGTCGTCGCGACGCTCGTCCTCGGCGGCGTGCTCGGGCTGGCGCTCGGCGTGCTGCTGTACACGACCCGCCCCGGCGGGCTGCTGGAGAACCGGGTGCTGTCCGCGGTGCTGAACGTACTGGTCAACTTCGTCCGGCCGATCCCGTTCATCATCTTCATGACGGCGGTCGCGCCGCTGACGCAGGCGGTGCTCGGGACGTTCCTGGGCACGCCGGCGGCGATCTTCCCGATGACGATCGCGGCGACATTCGCGATCTCCCGCATCGTGGAGCAGAACCTCGTCACCATCGACCCCGGCGTGATCGAGGCGGCGCGCGCGATGGGGTCGAGCCCGTGGCGGATCATCTCCACCCTGCTCATCCCGGAGGCGCTCGGCCCGCTGATCCTCGGCTACACGTTCATTTTCGTGGGGATCGTGGACCTGTCGGCCGTGGCGGGCAGCCTCGGCGGCGGAGGCCTCGGCGACTTCGCGATCTCGTACGGCTACCAGCGCTACAACTGGGTGGTGACCTGGGTGGCGGTGCTCACCATCGTGGTCCTGGTCCAGCTCGCCCAGTTCCTCGGCAACACCCTGGCCCGCAAGGCGCTGCGCCGCTGA
- a CDS encoding citrate synthase, whose product MDRMNDTLIDVPRGLTNVVAATTALGDVRGHEGFYHYRQYSAIDLARERSFEEAWYLLLFGELPAAGELAAFRTRIAEARRLPEPVAELLPAIARLTAGGDALAGLRMALAAVAAADGMRPVYDEDEEARLRDAIRIAAVTPVLLASLHAYAEGRTPLEPRDDLGHVADYLRLITGRTPDAAHEHALSAYLTAAIDHGFNASTFTARVIASTGADVGAAVDGALGALSGPLHGGAPSRALDTLDAIGTPERIDAWITETVRSGGRVMGFGHAVYRTEDPRSALLKEVAEGFGGERVDFAVRVEERVQQLLAELKPGRELHTNVEFYAGIVMELCGIPRELFTPTFAAARVVGWTAHILEQAADGKILRPSSRYVGPPAPEPLPGRPIAA is encoded by the coding sequence ATGGACCGCATGAACGACACCCTCATCGACGTCCCGCGCGGGCTGACCAACGTGGTCGCCGCCACCACCGCGCTCGGCGACGTGCGCGGGCACGAGGGGTTCTACCACTACCGCCAGTACTCGGCGATCGATCTGGCGCGCGAGCGCAGCTTCGAGGAGGCCTGGTACCTGCTGCTGTTCGGCGAGCTGCCGGCCGCCGGCGAGCTGGCCGCCTTCCGCACGCGCATCGCGGAGGCCCGCCGGCTCCCGGAGCCGGTTGCGGAGCTGCTGCCGGCCATCGCCCGCCTGACCGCGGGCGGCGACGCTCTGGCCGGGCTGCGGATGGCTCTCGCCGCCGTCGCCGCGGCCGACGGCATGCGGCCGGTCTACGACGAGGACGAGGAGGCCAGACTCCGCGACGCGATCCGGATCGCCGCGGTCACCCCAGTGCTGCTGGCCTCCCTCCACGCCTACGCCGAGGGGCGCACGCCGCTCGAGCCACGCGACGACCTCGGCCACGTCGCCGACTACCTGCGCCTGATCACCGGGCGCACGCCCGACGCCGCGCACGAGCACGCGCTCAGCGCCTACCTGACGGCCGCGATCGACCACGGCTTCAACGCCTCCACCTTCACCGCCCGGGTCATCGCGTCCACCGGAGCGGACGTCGGTGCGGCGGTGGACGGCGCGCTCGGCGCCCTGTCCGGCCCGCTCCACGGCGGCGCGCCGAGCAGGGCGCTGGACACCCTCGACGCGATCGGGACGCCCGAGAGGATCGACGCGTGGATCACCGAGACCGTCCGCTCCGGCGGCCGGGTGATGGGCTTCGGGCACGCGGTCTACCGCACCGAGGACCCGCGATCTGCGCTGTTGAAGGAGGTCGCAGAGGGCTTCGGCGGCGAACGGGTGGACTTCGCGGTCCGGGTGGAGGAGCGCGTCCAGCAGCTCCTGGCCGAGCTGAAGCCGGGCCGCGAGCTGCACACGAACGTCGAGTTCTACGCCGGCATCGTCATGGAGCTGTGCGGCATCCCGCGCGAGCTGTTCACCCCGACGTTCGCGGCCGCGCGCGTCGTCGGCTGGACGGCGCACATCCTGGAGCAGGCGGCGGACGGCAAGATCCTGCGGCCGTCGTCCCGCTATGTCGGGCCGCCGGCGCCCGAGCCGCTCCCGGGGCGGCCGATCGCCGCCTGA
- a CDS encoding MFS transporter, with protein sequence MRESPAFARLWFGGAVSGIGGQMTVVAVGLHIYDLTHSTLAVSLVALFALVPMIVFGLYGGVLADAFDRRTVALVTAVVAWASTAGIAVFAWMHVQVVWPLYVLTTINAVATVMIGATRQAITPRLLPARLLPAASALGGISMGVMVTVGPALAGLLVASVGIPWTYTVDVILFTAAFLGIFTLPSIVPEGERQSAGLSSVLEGLRFLKTAPNLSMTFVLDIIAMTFGQPRALFPAVGALLIGGGPVTVGILTAAGAVGVLVSSVFSGRLGGVRRQGRAVERAIVVYGAAILGFGIVLAIVAFSGTAGGGASFADANLPALVAATVLLAASGAADNVSSIFRMTILQASAPDVMRGRLQGVFTVVVTGGPRLGDLYIGVLALTGALWFPPLLGGLLIVVLVSTIVRVRRGFRDYDALAPTP encoded by the coding sequence CTGAGGGAGTCGCCGGCGTTCGCCCGGCTCTGGTTCGGCGGCGCGGTGTCCGGCATCGGCGGTCAGATGACCGTCGTGGCCGTCGGCCTCCACATCTACGACCTCACGCACTCGACGCTGGCGGTGTCGCTGGTGGCCCTGTTCGCGCTGGTCCCGATGATCGTGTTCGGGCTGTACGGCGGCGTCCTCGCCGACGCGTTCGACCGGCGCACGGTCGCGCTGGTGACGGCGGTCGTCGCGTGGGCCTCCACCGCCGGGATCGCCGTCTTCGCCTGGATGCACGTGCAGGTGGTGTGGCCGCTCTACGTGCTCACGACGATCAACGCGGTCGCCACGGTCATGATCGGCGCCACCCGGCAGGCGATCACGCCGCGGCTCCTCCCCGCCCGGCTGCTGCCGGCGGCGAGCGCGCTCGGCGGGATCAGCATGGGCGTCATGGTCACCGTCGGGCCGGCGCTGGCCGGCCTCCTGGTCGCGAGCGTCGGCATCCCGTGGACGTACACGGTCGACGTCATCCTGTTCACCGCCGCGTTCCTCGGGATCTTCACGCTGCCGTCGATCGTGCCGGAGGGCGAGCGGCAGAGCGCGGGCCTGTCGTCGGTGCTGGAGGGGCTGCGCTTCCTGAAGACCGCCCCGAACCTGTCGATGACGTTCGTCCTCGACATCATCGCCATGACCTTCGGCCAGCCGCGGGCCCTGTTCCCCGCCGTCGGCGCGCTGCTGATCGGCGGCGGCCCGGTGACGGTCGGCATCCTGACGGCGGCCGGAGCGGTCGGTGTGCTGGTGTCGAGCGTCTTCTCCGGCCGGCTCGGCGGCGTCCGCAGGCAGGGCCGCGCGGTGGAGCGGGCGATCGTCGTGTACGGCGCCGCCATCCTCGGCTTCGGCATCGTGCTGGCGATCGTCGCGTTCAGCGGCACAGCGGGCGGCGGAGCATCGTTCGCCGACGCGAACCTGCCCGCGCTGGTCGCGGCGACGGTGCTGCTTGCGGCGTCGGGCGCGGCCGACAACGTGAGCTCGATCTTCCGCATGACGATCCTGCAGGCGTCGGCGCCGGATGTGATGCGCGGGAGGCTCCAGGGCGTGTTCACGGTGGTCGTCACCGGAGGTCCCCGGCTCGGCGACCTGTACATCGGCGTGCTCGCGCTCACCGGAGCGCTCTGGTTCCCTCCGCTGCTCGGCGGCCTCCTGATCGTGGTGCTGGTGTCCACGATCGTGCGCGTCCGCCGCGGCTTCCGCGACTACGACGCCCTCGCCCCCACCCCCTGA
- a CDS encoding bifunctional phosphatase PAP2/diacylglycerol kinase family protein, whose amino-acid sequence MSADRRRGPRLSLPARVVRTDEAVARSIDRRTTGPAADRFWRLLSGAADHGKLWFAAAGVLVALGKPRAAARGLVSLGVASLVANVVGKRLVGGERPAPASIPVARRLDRSPTSPSFPSGHTASAVAFATGVALDAPAAGAALAPLAAGVGYSRLHTGAHWFSDVVGGAAIGAGAAVLVKAVGPALRSLRPVVRPGAPTAQTAELPVLPRGAGAFIVVNPGSGAGLDRPDPRRLLAERFPEARVHELQEGDDIAALVQERLGSAEPPRVLGVSGGDGTVAAMAHEARLAGLPLLVLPGGTFNHFAKAIGADILEVALDAFAAGTGRRVDVAELRLPAGGDGESVTRTVLNTSSVGVYPAFVAERERHQGRWGKPLAAVIAAIRVVRKSTPIELEVDGRSRSVWSVFVGVDRYYPVTVAPIERRRLDDGLLDIRILAAGRKPKTRGAIALAFGGRTDALVARLPFLQGPPVIDGFTAERISLRRRDVDPGYAHDGEASTTTPGDGLELRILPAALAVYAPVSSP is encoded by the coding sequence ATGTCCGCTGACCGCCGCCGGGGGCCCCGGCTCAGCCTGCCCGCCCGCGTCGTCCGCACGGACGAGGCGGTGGCCCGCAGCATCGATCGCCGCACGACCGGACCGGCCGCCGACCGGTTCTGGCGCCTGCTCAGCGGCGCCGCCGACCACGGCAAGCTCTGGTTCGCCGCCGCCGGGGTGCTCGTCGCGCTCGGCAAGCCGCGCGCGGCGGCCCGCGGCCTGGTCTCGCTCGGGGTCGCCAGCCTGGTCGCCAACGTGGTGGGCAAGCGGCTCGTCGGCGGCGAACGGCCCGCGCCGGCCTCCATCCCGGTCGCGCGGCGGCTGGACCGCTCGCCGACGTCCCCGTCGTTCCCGTCCGGCCACACCGCGAGCGCCGTCGCCTTCGCGACCGGTGTCGCGCTCGACGCGCCGGCCGCGGGCGCCGCCCTGGCGCCGCTCGCCGCCGGCGTCGGCTACTCCCGGCTGCACACCGGGGCGCACTGGTTCTCCGACGTCGTCGGAGGAGCCGCGATCGGGGCCGGCGCCGCGGTGCTGGTGAAGGCCGTCGGTCCGGCGCTCCGGAGTCTGCGCCCGGTCGTGCGCCCCGGAGCCCCCACGGCGCAGACCGCCGAGCTGCCCGTGCTCCCGCGCGGCGCCGGCGCGTTCATCGTCGTCAACCCGGGCTCGGGCGCCGGCCTCGACCGGCCGGACCCGCGCCGGCTGCTCGCGGAGCGGTTCCCCGAGGCCCGCGTCCACGAGCTCCAGGAGGGCGACGACATCGCCGCGCTGGTGCAGGAGCGACTCGGCTCGGCCGAGCCGCCGCGGGTGCTCGGCGTCTCCGGAGGTGACGGCACGGTGGCCGCGATGGCCCACGAGGCGCGGCTCGCCGGCCTGCCCCTGCTCGTGCTCCCCGGCGGCACGTTCAACCACTTCGCCAAGGCGATCGGGGCCGACATCCTGGAGGTCGCGCTCGACGCGTTCGCGGCGGGCACGGGACGGCGCGTGGACGTCGCCGAGTTGCGGCTCCCGGCCGGCGGCGACGGCGAGAGCGTGACACGCACCGTCCTCAACACATCCTCCGTCGGCGTCTACCCGGCCTTCGTGGCCGAGCGGGAGCGGCACCAGGGCCGCTGGGGCAAACCGCTCGCGGCCGTGATCGCGGCGATCCGGGTGGTGCGGAAGAGCACGCCGATCGAGCTGGAGGTCGACGGCCGTTCCCGGTCGGTCTGGTCGGTCTTCGTCGGGGTGGACCGCTACTACCCGGTCACCGTCGCCCCGATCGAACGCCGGCGGCTCGACGACGGCCTGCTCGACATCCGCATCCTCGCCGCCGGCCGGAAGCCGAAGACCCGCGGCGCGATCGCGCTCGCGTTCGGCGGCCGCACCGACGCGCTGGTGGCGCGGCTCCCCTTCCTGCAGGGGCCGCCGGTGATCGACGGCTTCACCGCGGAGCGGATCTCCCTCCGCCGACGCGACGTGGACCCGGGCTACGCCCACGACGGCGAGGCCTCCACCACGACGCCCGGCGACGGGTTGGAGCTGCGCATCCTGCCCGCGGCGCTCGCCGTGTACGCGCCGGTCAGCTCTCCTTGA
- a CDS encoding ATP-dependent DNA ligase, producing the protein MVAEDTETVSIDGHRLKLTNLDKVMYPETGTTKADVIGYYNAIADVMIPHTRDRIATRKRWVHGVGTPEHPGEVFFQKNLDPASTPGWVKTRTVRHKTSENTYPLVNDRATLVWLAQIASLELHVPQWRVGRGDARHNPDRMVLDLDPGEGATLQDCAEVARLARAILADMGLDPLPVTSGSKGIHLYAPLDGSQTSDQVSAVAHELARALEADHPDLVVSDMKKALRTGKVLVDWSQNNGAKTTIAPYSLRGRFRPTVAAPRTWRELASKDLRQLEYPEVLERVKRRGDPLADLSAGRAEADGISAAETDRLTTYRSKRDADKTPEPVPSVSPDAVDGRSFVIQEHHARRLHWDFRLQHDGVLVSWALPKGPPTDPKQNHLAVHVEDHPLEYGTFAGDIPHGEYGAGHVDIWDHGEYELEKWRDDEVIATLHGQPDGGLGGEPRKFALIATKQGGDEKNWLIHLMKDAGAATTTPKKKATAKPESAAKPEHTAESKPITDAPISPMLATLGSRADIHDESEWAFEMKWDGIRAIAVVRDGAMRLTTRNGNDVTGTYPDLAGLVELADGHDLVLDGEIVTLTPQGRPDFGLLQTRMGLTRPAEVRAAAERAPAHYFVFDLLELDGTDLRKKTYDERRAALQDTLRPPKDDPVQVPPAFAGDVDHAISSSRELGLEGVMAKQRDGTYATGRRSRTWIKIKHHLTQEVVIGGWTPGNGRRANGIGALLLGIPDGDGLRYVGKVGTGFTDAMLDDLAKKLAAHPRTTPPLTGVPSLDARGAHWVRPEYVGEVEFAEWTGTDRLRQPSWRGLRPDKRVDQVVKES; encoded by the coding sequence ATGGTTGCGGAGGACACCGAGACGGTCTCGATCGACGGCCACCGGCTCAAGCTGACGAACCTCGACAAGGTCATGTACCCGGAGACCGGCACCACCAAGGCCGACGTCATCGGCTACTACAACGCGATCGCCGACGTGATGATCCCGCACACCCGCGACCGCATCGCCACACGCAAGCGCTGGGTGCACGGCGTCGGCACGCCCGAGCACCCCGGCGAGGTGTTCTTCCAGAAGAACCTCGACCCGGCCTCGACTCCGGGCTGGGTGAAGACGCGCACCGTCCGGCACAAGACCAGCGAGAACACCTATCCCCTGGTGAACGACCGGGCGACGCTCGTCTGGCTCGCGCAGATCGCCTCGCTGGAACTGCACGTGCCGCAGTGGCGCGTCGGGCGCGGCGACGCGCGGCACAACCCGGACCGGATGGTGCTCGACCTCGACCCGGGCGAGGGCGCGACGCTGCAGGACTGCGCCGAGGTCGCCCGGCTGGCCCGCGCCATCCTCGCCGATATGGGCCTCGACCCGCTGCCGGTCACGAGCGGGTCGAAGGGCATCCACCTGTACGCGCCGCTCGACGGCTCGCAGACCAGCGACCAGGTCTCGGCGGTGGCGCACGAGCTGGCGCGGGCGCTGGAGGCCGACCACCCCGACCTCGTCGTCAGCGACATGAAGAAGGCGCTCCGCACCGGCAAGGTGCTGGTCGACTGGAGCCAGAACAACGGGGCCAAGACGACGATCGCGCCGTACTCGCTGCGCGGACGGTTCCGGCCGACCGTCGCGGCGCCGCGGACCTGGCGGGAGCTGGCGTCGAAAGATCTGCGGCAGCTGGAGTACCCGGAGGTGCTGGAGCGGGTGAAGCGCCGGGGCGACCCGTTGGCGGACCTGTCGGCGGGGCGGGCGGAGGCCGACGGCATCAGCGCGGCGGAGACCGACCGGCTCACCACCTACCGCTCCAAGCGCGACGCCGACAAGACGCCCGAGCCGGTGCCGTCGGTCAGCCCGGACGCCGTCGACGGACGCTCGTTCGTCATCCAGGAGCACCACGCCCGTCGGCTGCACTGGGACTTCCGGCTGCAGCACGACGGCGTGCTGGTGAGCTGGGCGCTGCCGAAGGGACCGCCGACCGACCCGAAGCAGAACCACCTCGCCGTGCACGTGGAGGACCACCCGCTGGAGTACGGCACGTTCGCCGGCGACATCCCGCACGGCGAGTACGGCGCAGGGCACGTCGACATCTGGGACCACGGCGAGTACGAGCTGGAGAAGTGGCGGGACGACGAGGTGATCGCCACCCTGCACGGGCAGCCCGACGGCGGCCTCGGCGGCGAGCCGCGGAAGTTCGCCCTCATCGCCACGAAGCAGGGCGGCGACGAGAAGAACTGGCTGATCCACCTGATGAAGGACGCGGGAGCGGCGACGACGACACCGAAGAAGAAGGCCACGGCGAAGCCCGAGAGTGCGGCGAAGCCCGAGCACACGGCGGAGTCGAAGCCCATCACCGACGCCCCCATCTCCCCCATGCTCGCCACCCTCGGCTCGCGCGCGGACATCCACGACGAGTCCGAGTGGGCGTTCGAGATGAAGTGGGACGGCATCCGCGCCATCGCCGTCGTCCGGGACGGCGCCATGCGCCTCACCACCCGCAACGGCAACGACGTCACCGGCACCTATCCCGACCTCGCCGGGCTGGTGGAGCTCGCGGACGGCCACGACCTGGTCCTCGACGGCGAGATCGTCACGCTGACCCCGCAGGGCCGCCCCGACTTCGGCCTGCTGCAGACCCGGATGGGACTGACCCGTCCCGCGGAGGTGCGCGCGGCGGCCGAGCGCGCGCCCGCCCACTACTTCGTCTTCGACCTGCTGGAGCTCGACGGGACGGACCTCCGGAAGAAGACCTACGACGAGCGCCGCGCCGCCCTGCAGGACACGCTGCGTCCGCCGAAGGACGACCCGGTGCAGGTTCCGCCGGCCTTCGCCGGGGACGTCGACCACGCCATCTCCTCGTCCCGCGAGCTGGGCCTGGAGGGCGTGATGGCCAAGCAGCGCGACGGCACGTACGCGACCGGCCGGCGCTCCCGCACCTGGATCAAGATCAAGCACCACCTGACGCAGGAGGTCGTCATCGGCGGCTGGACCCCCGGCAACGGCCGCCGGGCGAACGGCATCGGCGCGCTGCTGCTGGGCATCCCGGACGGCGACGGGCTCCGCTACGTCGGCAAGGTGGGCACCGGCTTCACCGACGCGATGCTGGACGACCTGGCGAAGAAGCTGGCCGCGCACCCGCGCACGACTCCCCCGCTGACGGGTGTCCCGTCGCTCGACGCGCGCGGCGCGCACTGGGTGCGGCCGGAGTACGTCGGGGAGGTCGAGTTCGCCGAGTGGACCGGCACCGACCGGCTGCGCCAGCCGTCCTGGCGCGGGCTCCGGCCGGACAAGCGCGTGGATCAGGTGGTCAAGGAGAGCTGA